In Bacteroidales bacterium, one genomic interval encodes:
- a CDS encoding NAD kinase produces MKVAVFGRTFPSYARENIATIFSKFLMLNVDVWVYEPLFEFLQKKTGLRPRVAGLFTCHQDLPEGLDFLFSLGGDGTFLETVNLVRDSGTPVLGVNIGRLGFLSYISQENMEESLESVFSGSFDIEERMLLRVEVPGVDLKHRSVALNEVRIYKTSGSLITIHVKINDEFLSSYWADGLLLSTPTGSTAYNLSVGGPIVVPESNTFVLSPIAPHNLTVRPLVLPDSAVLQLSVHTRDPQFQLAIDSHTIDLDVDATVLIRKAEYSLKMIRIENISFYSTLRNKLMWGADKRN; encoded by the coding sequence ATGAAGGTTGCTGTTTTTGGAAGGACCTTTCCTTCCTATGCGCGTGAGAATATTGCCACGATATTCAGCAAGTTCCTGATGCTCAATGTAGATGTATGGGTCTACGAACCCCTCTTTGAGTTTCTTCAGAAAAAGACCGGTCTCCGGCCCAGGGTGGCCGGGCTCTTTACCTGTCATCAGGATCTGCCCGAAGGGCTTGATTTTCTCTTTTCACTGGGTGGCGATGGGACCTTCCTGGAAACGGTGAACCTGGTTCGTGACAGCGGGACCCCGGTACTGGGGGTCAATATCGGACGACTGGGCTTTCTCTCATACATCTCCCAGGAAAATATGGAGGAATCGCTGGAAAGTGTCTTCAGCGGGAGTTTTGATATCGAGGAGCGGATGCTCCTCCGGGTCGAGGTGCCCGGAGTGGATCTGAAACACAGGTCGGTGGCCCTGAACGAGGTCAGGATCTACAAGACCTCCGGATCGCTGATTACCATCCATGTGAAAATAAACGACGAATTTTTAAGTTCCTACTGGGCCGACGGTCTTCTTTTGTCGACGCCCACCGGATCAACCGCTTATAACCTGAGTGTGGGGGGGCCCATCGTGGTTCCCGAATCCAATACTTTTGTGCTTTCCCCCATTGCGCCCCATAACCTGACTGTTCGTCCCCTGGTGTTGCCCGACTCGGCTGTATTGCAACTGTCGGTTCATACCCGCGATCCCCAGTTCCAGCTGGCGATAGACTCCCATACCATCGATCTGGATGTGGATGCCACTGTTCTGATCCGCAAAGCGGAATACTCTCTGAAGATGATCCGGATCGAGAATATCAGCTTCTACAGCACCCTGCGGAATAAGTTAATGTGGGGGGCAGATAAGCGTAATTAA